The sequence TATTGGAGCAGGAAGCCTTGTTCCTCAAGGGAAAGTCATTCCTCCTAATACGCTGGCATTCGGCAGGCCAGCAAAAGTAGTGAGAGAGCTAAACGAACATGATATTAGCGAAATGAAGCGCATTTCCAGAGAATACGCTGAAAAAGGACAATATTATAAAAGCATCAAACCATTTTAACTTCTTATACTTGGGATACCCCATCCTTCATTAGATTACTCATGTAATATTTTCAGGTGTAACACGTGTGATTGTTTCCTCGAACAGGTTTTATCTGCCGTTTTAGAAATATATCTGCCAGTATCGGGATATGTCTGCCATGTGACACAAACTAATAAATTTCGCCGAATCAATTAGAAATGCCACTCATCAAAAAGAGACCAACACCCATAAAGTGTTGGTCTCTTTGATCTTATCTTATTCGCCTAACGCTTCTGCTTTTAATGCTTCAGCTTTGTTTGTACGCTCCCAAGGAAGATCAATATCGTTACGGCCGAAGTGTCCGTAAGCAGCTGTTTGCTTGTAGATCGGACGACGAAGGTCCAGCATTTTGATGATGCCAGCAGGACGAAGGTCAAAGTTGTTGCGGACAACATCAATCAATACGTCTTCTGATACTTTACCCGTTCCGAATGTGTCGATTGAAATAGATACCGGTTGAGCAACACCGATTGCATACGCTAATTGAACTTCACATTTTTCAGCTAAACCAGCTGCTACAATGTTCTTCGCTACGAAACGTGCTGCATATGCCGCTGAACGGTCCACTTTCGTTGCATCCTTACCAGAGAATGCACCGCCACCATGACGAGCATATCCGCCGTATGTGTCAACGATGATTTTACGTCCTGTTAAACCTGCATCACCTTGTGGTCCACCGATAACGAAACGACCTGTCGGGTTGATGAAATATTTTGTTTGCTCATCGATCAGTTCTTTCGGTACAACCGGATCGATGACATATTCCTTCAAGTTACGCTGGATTTGCTCAAGCGTTACTTCAGGGTGATGTTGAGTAGAGATAACGATCGTGTCGATTCGAACCGGCTTGTCGTTTTCATCATATTCAACTGTTACTTGCGTTTTTCCATCAGGACGTAAGTAAGGAAGAATTTCTTCTTTACGAACTTCCGTTAAGCGACGGGAAATTTTGTGAGCAAGGGAAATAGGAAGAGGCATAAGCTCTTTCGTTTCATTACAAGCGAATCCAAACATTAACCCTTGGTCACCTGCTCCGATTGCATCGATCTCCTCATCCGTCATTTGTCCTTCACGGGCTTCAAGTGCCTGGTCTACCCCTTGAGCGATATCAGCAGATTGCTCATCGATGGATGTCAATACTGCACATGTTTCAGCGTCAAAGCCGTATTTCGCACGAGTGTAGCCAATTTCACGGATTGTTTCGCGAACGATTTTCGGAATATCGACATACGTACTAGTTGTAATTTCACCTGCAACAAGTACAAGACCCGTTGTAACAGACGTTTCACATGCTACACGAGCATTAGGGTCATTGGTAAGAATTGCATCAAGAATTGAATCAGAAATTTGGTCACAAATTTTATCTGGATGTCCTTCGGTTACGGACTCAGATGTAAACAGACGACGTTTAGTTGACATCAAGGTTCCTCCTTAAGCTATTTGTTAGACTTTGATCTAACAAAACATTAAACAGATACGGTACTCATTCCCTAAGTAGTATGAAGTAAACATGGTTTTTTTATAAAAAAATCATGAATTATGTGCATTTGATCCTCTATAAACAGAAAAAACCCTTCCTCATGATTAAAGCAATAGAGGAAAGGTTTCAGATCATAGCCGCGCCTTTTCTCTCTTATCGTTCAAGGTTCATAGACCTTGCCTCAGTTTAGCACCTTCGCTTAATCGGATCGTTTCAAAGTATAAGATCCATTCACTATTTAGCAGGTTGCTGGGTTTCATAGGGTCTGCTCCCTCCACCAGCTCAGGATAAGAGTATCCGTTCAAGGAACAATGATAACGTTTAGGACTAGAGGTGTCAACTTTTTTTCGAGTGACAGGTTTAACCAATCTTTTAGCCTCTTTTTATGACTTCAACCTATTTTTCTTCATTAAAATAACCTAATGGGGTAATGAGGCTAAACATTTAGATTTTTTCTTCATATATATAAGAAGAAACAAGCTGTATTTGGACGAAAAATGTGACAAAATGAAGACACATTATAAAATTAAATAAATAGTATAGACTAATAGCTTGATTGTGTTATACTATTTTTGTGAAGTAAGCGATGCCATTAAATAAATTTATATAAAGGAAGGGTTCTAATGAATTCAGTGAGCATGTCTAATGAATTAACAGAATTACTTAACGGTCAAAATATTCAGGAACAATTATCTGTTTCCCAACTAGTTGAAAAAGTCCTTCAACGCAATGAAGGCGTTTTAACATCATCAGGTGCAGTCAGAGCAGAAACTGGTAAATACACAGGACGCTCTCCTAAGGATAAATTTATTGTTGAAGAACCATCCACGAAGGATAAGATTGAGTGGGGTTCTGTCAATCAACCCATCTCTTCAGAATCATTCGATAAACTATATACAAAAGTGATCAATTACTTAAAAGAAAAAGAAGAAGTGTTCTCATTCCAAGGGTTCGCAGGTGCAGACCCAAAACATAGACTGCCGATTCAGGTTATCAACGAATTTGCTTGGCATAATCTTTTCGCTCATCAATTATTCATTCGCCCGACAGAAGAAGAG is a genomic window of Rossellomorea sp. y25 containing:
- the metK gene encoding methionine adenosyltransferase, coding for MSTKRRLFTSESVTEGHPDKICDQISDSILDAILTNDPNARVACETSVTTGLVLVAGEITTSTYVDIPKIVRETIREIGYTRAKYGFDAETCAVLTSIDEQSADIAQGVDQALEAREGQMTDEEIDAIGAGDQGLMFGFACNETKELMPLPISLAHKISRRLTEVRKEEILPYLRPDGKTQVTVEYDENDKPVRIDTIVISTQHHPEVTLEQIQRNLKEYVIDPVVPKELIDEQTKYFINPTGRFVIGGPQGDAGLTGRKIIVDTYGGYARHGGGAFSGKDATKVDRSAAYAARFVAKNIVAAGLAEKCEVQLAYAIGVAQPVSISIDTFGTGKVSEDVLIDVVRNNFDLRPAGIIKMLDLRRPIYKQTAAYGHFGRNDIDLPWERTNKAEALKAEALGE